One stretch of Elusimicrobiales bacterium DNA includes these proteins:
- the rpsH gene encoding 30S ribosomal protein S8: protein MDPIADLLTRIRNANGTGKERVDVPFSRLKMEIARVLKEEGYIFGCQPMRTENKRGIMRVVLKYTPEKEAVIHGLRRVSRPGSRVYRPYTEIPKVRGPFGITILSTPSGVMTDTDARKKKVGGEVLCQVW from the coding sequence ATGGACCCTATCGCAGATCTTCTGACCAGAATACGCAACGCCAACGGCACGGGCAAGGAGCGCGTGGACGTTCCTTTCTCCAGGCTGAAAATGGAAATCGCCCGCGTGCTTAAAGAGGAAGGCTATATTTTCGGCTGCCAGCCCATGCGCACCGAGAACAAGCGCGGCATAATGCGCGTCGTCCTCAAATACACGCCGGAGAAAGAGGCCGTCATCCACGGGCTGCGGCGCGTGTCGCGCCCCGGCAGCAGGGTGTACCGCCCCTATACCGAAATACCCAAAGTGCGTGGCCCCTTCGGCATAACGATACTGTCCACCCCGTCGGGGGTGATGACAGACACGGACGCCAGGAAGAAAAAAGTCGGCGGCGAAGTTCTCTGCCAGGTGTGGTGA
- a CDS encoding adenylate kinase: MNLILLGAPGAGKGTQSPVLCAKLDLTHVSTGDIFRDEISRKTPLGTQVSQIVASGKLVPDSLTLELVANRIKTVAGGLLFDGFPRTIEQAEGLDLLLEKTGRSLDAVIFVDLQESEIIRRLTSRRTCKACGRIYNLFSNPPAKAGACDVCGGELVQRADDSEETAKRRIMVYRDQTEPLVAYYKANHRFIKVDGGLAPDKVSGAIYAALEAK, encoded by the coding sequence ATGAATCTTATTCTTCTTGGCGCGCCTGGCGCGGGCAAAGGAACTCAGTCCCCCGTTTTGTGCGCGAAACTGGATTTGACGCATGTTTCCACCGGCGATATTTTCCGGGACGAAATCTCCCGCAAGACGCCGCTGGGGACGCAGGTTTCCCAGATAGTGGCATCCGGCAAGCTGGTGCCGGATTCGCTTACCCTGGAGCTGGTGGCCAACCGCATCAAAACAGTGGCCGGCGGCCTGCTGTTTGACGGTTTCCCCCGCACGATAGAGCAGGCGGAGGGGCTGGATTTGCTTCTGGAAAAAACCGGGCGCAGTCTGGACGCGGTTATTTTCGTGGATTTGCAGGAGAGCGAGATAATACGGCGGCTCACCAGCCGGCGCACCTGCAAGGCATGCGGCAGGATTTACAATTTGTTTAGCAACCCGCCGGCCAAAGCCGGCGCGTGCGACGTTTGCGGTGGCGAGCTTGTACAGCGCGCCGATGATTCGGAAGAAACCGCAAAGCGCCGCATTATGGTTTACCGCGACCAGACGGAGCCGCTTGTCGCCTACTATAAAGCCAATCACCGCTTTATAAAGGTTGACGGAGGCCTCGCGCCGGACAAGGTTTCCGGCGCGATATACGCCGCGCTTGAAGCGAAGTGA
- the rplP gene encoding 50S ribosomal protein L16, whose protein sequence is MLMPKRVKYRKTHSAPRIKGKAKRGVTVAFGEYGLKALEPKWITARQIEAARVTLARCLKKKGKLWIRIFPDKAVTKHPAETRMGKGKGAPDHWVAVVKPGRMMFEIEGMTEADARQAMTLAAAKLPISTRFVVRH, encoded by the coding sequence ATGCTGATGCCAAAAAGAGTGAAGTACCGCAAAACGCATAGCGCGCCCCGCATCAAGGGGAAAGCCAAGCGCGGCGTAACGGTGGCTTTCGGCGAGTACGGGCTTAAAGCCCTGGAGCCGAAGTGGATAACCGCCCGCCAGATAGAGGCCGCCCGCGTTACGCTGGCGCGCTGCCTCAAGAAAAAGGGCAAGCTCTGGATACGTATTTTCCCGGACAAGGCCGTAACCAAGCACCCTGCCGAAACCCGCATGGGAAAAGGCAAGGGCGCGCCGGACCATTGGGTCGCGGTTGTAAAGCCGGGCCGGATGATGTTTGAAATAGAGGGCATGACCGAGGCCGACGCGCGCCAGGCGATGACGCTGGCCGCCGCCAAGCTGCCCATAAGCACCCGTTTCGTGGTGCGGCATTAA
- the rplF gene encoding 50S ribosomal protein L6 — MSKIGKKPIAVPDKVKVSVSGQQFSAEGPLGKMSYTLPEHIGVTVKDGKLFVEMSGGERRLVNIHHGTTRARLANIVTGVSAGFAKTLEINGLGYKAQVQGTKLNMELGFSHPVLMDVPPGLKVEVDPKQTLVSIKGIDNILVGDFAARLRRLRPPEPYQGTGVRYQGEHIQRKAGKTAAGSTGGAAAK; from the coding sequence ATGAGCAAAATAGGAAAAAAACCCATCGCCGTGCCCGACAAGGTGAAAGTGTCCGTCTCCGGGCAGCAGTTCAGCGCGGAAGGCCCGCTGGGCAAAATGAGCTACACCCTGCCGGAGCATATCGGCGTAACCGTCAAGGACGGCAAGCTTTTCGTGGAGATGTCCGGCGGCGAGCGCAGGCTGGTCAACATCCACCACGGCACCACCCGCGCGCGGCTGGCCAATATAGTGACGGGCGTGTCGGCGGGCTTTGCCAAGACGCTGGAAATAAACGGGCTGGGCTACAAAGCTCAGGTGCAGGGAACAAAGCTCAATATGGAGCTGGGCTTCTCTCATCCGGTGCTGATGGATGTCCCTCCCGGCCTGAAGGTGGAGGTGGACCCGAAGCAGACCCTCGTCTCCATCAAGGGCATAGACAATATTTTGGTGGGCGATTTCGCGGCGCGGCTGCGCCGGCTGCGCCCGCCGGAACCGTACCAGGGGACCGGGGTGCGCTATCAGGGTGAGCATATACAGCGCAAAGCCGGCAAGACCGCTGCGGGTTCTACCGGCGGCGCGGCGGCCAAGTAA
- the rplV gene encoding 50S ribosomal protein L22 → MEAVAKAKFQRFGRRKVAQVLDQIRGKDVRAAQDIISSVPRRCGELVAKTVNSAAANLSVKAGKKLDMAGVRIVTAFADQGPMGQLKRMQPGPQGRAMPFKRKMCHLTVIVSDGKGEAV, encoded by the coding sequence ATGGAAGCAGTCGCCAAGGCGAAATTTCAGCGGTTCGGCAGAAGGAAGGTGGCGCAGGTGCTGGACCAGATACGCGGAAAAGACGTGCGCGCCGCGCAGGATATTATTTCCTCCGTGCCGCGCCGCTGCGGGGAGCTGGTCGCCAAGACCGTCAACTCCGCCGCCGCCAATCTCTCCGTCAAGGCCGGCAAAAAGCTGGATATGGCCGGCGTGCGCATCGTTACCGCCTTCGCCGACCAGGGGCCGATGGGGCAGCTCAAGCGCATGCAGCCCGGCCCGCAGGGCAGGGCGATGCCGTTCAAACGCAAGATGTGCCATTTGACCGTCATCGTTTCCGACGGGAAAGGAGAGGCGGTCTGA
- the rplB gene encoding 50S ribosomal protein L2 codes for MPNKTFKPYTPSRRFITVADFSEITKTSPEKKLTRGLRKKGGRNNTGMVMVRHHGGGHKRALRAIDFRREKFGVPATVASIEYDPNRSARICLLNYADGEKRYILQPTGIKVGDKLMSGPDAELKPGNALPIKNIPEGAFIHAVEMRPGKGAQMVRSAGGQAQLMAKEDLYAQLKMPSGEIRRVPIDCMATLGQVGNVEHNTVIIGNAGRNRHRGWRPTVRGGAMNAVDHPMGGGRGRSKGNNVPRSPWNQPSKGYKTRSPKVWDWMIVQDRRKGSAGA; via the coding sequence TCGGAGATAACCAAGACCTCCCCCGAAAAGAAGCTCACCCGCGGGCTGCGCAAGAAAGGCGGGCGCAACAACACCGGAATGGTGATGGTGCGCCACCACGGCGGCGGACACAAGCGCGCCCTGCGCGCGATAGATTTCCGGCGCGAGAAGTTCGGCGTGCCGGCCACGGTCGCCTCCATAGAGTACGACCCGAACCGCAGCGCGCGCATCTGCCTGCTCAATTATGCCGACGGGGAGAAGCGCTATATCCTCCAGCCCACCGGAATAAAGGTGGGTGACAAGCTGATGAGCGGCCCCGATGCCGAGCTGAAACCCGGCAACGCCCTTCCGATAAAAAACATACCGGAAGGCGCCTTCATCCACGCGGTGGAGATGCGGCCCGGCAAGGGCGCGCAGATGGTGCGCTCTGCCGGCGGGCAGGCGCAGCTTATGGCCAAAGAGGATTTGTACGCGCAGCTTAAAATGCCCTCCGGCGAAATCCGGCGCGTGCCCATAGATTGCATGGCCACGTTGGGCCAGGTGGGCAATGTGGAGCATAACACCGTTATCATCGGCAACGCGGGCCGCAACCGGCATCGCGGCTGGCGGCCCACGGTGCGCGGCGGCGCGATGAACGCCGTTGACCATCCGATGGGCGGCGGCAGAGGCCGCTCCAAGGGCAACAACGTGCCCCGCTCGCCGTGGAATCAGCCGTCAAAAGGCTACAAAACGCGGTCCCCGAAGGTGTGGGACTGGATGATAGTGCAGGACAGGCGCAAAGGCAGCGCGGGAGCGTGA
- the rpsS gene encoding 30S ribosomal protein S19, with protein sequence MGRSTKKGPFVDSNVLKAIQEMNRTGDKKPVKTWARACTITPDFVGHNFLVHNGRKFLPVYVTERMVGHKLGEFSFTRLFKGHGAAHTKEATELT encoded by the coding sequence ATGGGAAGGTCTACTAAAAAAGGGCCGTTCGTTGACTCGAACGTGCTCAAGGCGATACAGGAAATGAACCGCACCGGCGACAAGAAGCCGGTCAAGACGTGGGCGCGCGCCTGCACGATAACCCCGGATTTCGTGGGGCATAACTTCCTCGTGCATAACGGGCGCAAGTTCCTGCCGGTTTACGTGACCGAGCGCATGGTCGGCCACAAGCTGGGCGAATTTTCGTTCACCCGCCTGTTCAAGGGGCACGGCGCGGCGCATACCAAGGAAGCCACCGAGCTTACCTGA
- the rplR gene encoding 50S ribosomal protein L18, whose translation MTTKQERYEYRKARSRNRLCAAGIEKPRLSVYRSLRYLYAQIVDDNTGKTLAQASTLTKEVSAKGGCAKNVAAAKSLGETIAKKAIEAGVKEVRFDRGGRIYHGRIKALADGARAAGLKF comes from the coding sequence ATGACCACCAAACAGGAACGTTACGAATACAGGAAGGCGCGCTCGCGCAACAGGCTGTGCGCCGCCGGGATTGAAAAGCCCCGGCTGTCGGTATACCGCAGCCTGAGATACCTCTACGCGCAGATTGTGGACGACAATACCGGCAAAACGCTGGCCCAGGCGTCCACGCTGACCAAAGAGGTTTCCGCCAAGGGCGGCTGCGCCAAAAACGTCGCGGCGGCCAAGTCGCTGGGCGAGACTATCGCCAAAAAGGCGATTGAAGCCGGCGTCAAGGAAGTCCGCTTTGACAGGGGCGGGCGCATTTACCACGGCAGGATAAAGGCTTTGGCGGACGGCGCTCGCGCCGCCGGGCTGAAGTTTTAA
- the rpmC gene encoding 50S ribosomal protein L29 codes for MKTKDKEALKNLTPAELGSELRQAREKRFSLEFRHKMTPLTDPLELRALRRKIALLETVSAQKARAAKPAK; via the coding sequence ATGAAGACCAAAGACAAAGAAGCGCTTAAAAATCTGACCCCGGCGGAACTGGGCTCCGAACTGCGCCAGGCGCGGGAGAAACGGTTCAGCCTGGAGTTCCGGCATAAGATGACGCCGCTCACCGATCCACTGGAGCTGCGCGCGCTGCGCCGCAAAATCGCGTTGCTTGAGACGGTTTCCGCGCAGAAGGCGCGCGCCGCCAAGCCCGCCAAATAA
- the rplO gene encoding 50S ribosomal protein L15 gives MTGLHSLSPKYGATHKKKRLGLGRGSGHGETSTRGQKGQRKESGDGKMIGFEGGQMPLLRRIPKSGFSNVQFARRYEWVNLFSLSKFPANAEVTPDSLKKAGLVSRSCAVKVLGGGKLDRALKVSAHAFSKSAKDSIEKAGGTATVLKK, from the coding sequence ATGACAGGTCTTCATTCGCTTTCGCCCAAATACGGTGCGACGCATAAGAAAAAACGTCTCGGACTTGGACGCGGTTCCGGCCACGGCGAGACTTCCACCCGCGGGCAGAAAGGCCAGCGCAAGGAATCCGGCGACGGCAAGATGATAGGCTTTGAAGGCGGCCAGATGCCGCTTTTGCGCCGCATCCCGAAAAGCGGGTTTTCCAACGTCCAGTTCGCCCGCCGCTACGAGTGGGTGAATCTGTTTTCGCTGTCAAAATTCCCTGCCAACGCGGAAGTTACGCCGGACTCGCTGAAAAAAGCGGGGCTGGTCAGCCGCTCCTGCGCGGTCAAGGTGCTGGGCGGCGGCAAGCTGGACCGCGCGCTGAAGGTAAGCGCGCACGCATTCAGCAAATCCGCCAAAGACAGCATAGAGAAAGCCGGCGGCACGGCCACGGTTCTAAAGAAATAG
- the rplN gene encoding 50S ribosomal protein L14, producing MIQLRTMLNVADNSGARKLMCFKIQGGHHRRYAFLGDIVVCSVKDALPTAAIKKGDVVKAVVVRAHKESRRPDGSYIRFDDNAVCVIDANGEPKGTRVFGPVARELREKNFLKIISLAPEVV from the coding sequence ATGATACAGCTAAGGACGATGCTTAACGTCGCCGACAATTCCGGCGCCAGAAAGCTGATGTGCTTCAAAATCCAGGGCGGGCATCACCGCCGCTACGCCTTCCTGGGCGACATAGTGGTCTGCTCGGTGAAAGACGCGTTGCCCACCGCCGCCATCAAGAAAGGCGACGTGGTCAAGGCCGTGGTGGTGCGCGCGCACAAGGAAAGCCGCCGCCCCGACGGTTCGTATATCCGTTTTGACGACAACGCGGTCTGCGTCATAGACGCCAACGGCGAGCCGAAAGGCACCCGCGTTTTCGGCCCGGTCGCGCGGGAACTGCGGGAGAAGAATTTCCTGAAAATAATCTCGCTTGCGCCGGAAGTGGTATAG
- the rpsE gene encoding 30S ribosomal protein S5: protein MSEKTFTQKEAAAKREKSSRGFRRDGADGADSTEKMTVVNLTRTAKVVKGGKRFSFRALVVVGDMDGKVGVSIGKGKQVQLAIQKAASHARKHMDKYPIVNGTIPHETVGKFGTGRVWMKPAAPGTGVIAGGGVRAVLEAAGVKNVLTKNLGSPNPFNTVYATCAALGTLYTKEKIASLRGAATVAPPEAVAPGKEKDRKPAAK from the coding sequence ATGTCAGAGAAAACATTCACCCAGAAGGAAGCCGCCGCCAAGCGGGAGAAATCCTCCCGCGGGTTCAGGCGCGACGGCGCGGACGGCGCGGATTCAACGGAGAAAATGACCGTGGTCAACCTCACCCGCACCGCCAAGGTGGTAAAGGGCGGAAAGCGGTTCTCGTTCCGCGCGCTGGTGGTGGTGGGCGACATGGACGGCAAGGTGGGCGTTTCCATCGGCAAGGGCAAGCAGGTGCAGCTGGCCATACAGAAGGCCGCCTCGCATGCGCGCAAGCACATGGATAAATATCCCATCGTCAATGGCACCATCCCGCACGAAACTGTCGGCAAGTTCGGCACCGGACGGGTGTGGATGAAACCCGCCGCGCCGGGCACCGGCGTCATCGCGGGCGGCGGCGTGCGCGCGGTGCTGGAGGCCGCCGGCGTCAAAAACGTGCTGACCAAAAATCTGGGCAGCCCCAATCCCTTCAACACAGTGTATGCCACGTGCGCCGCGTTGGGCACGTTGTACACCAAAGAGAAAATCGCCAGCCTCCGAGGCGCGGCGACGGTTGCTCCGCCCGAGGCGGTCGCTCCCGGCAAGGAAAAAGACCGCAAACCGGCGGCAAAATAG
- the rpsQ gene encoding 30S ribosomal protein S17, whose amino-acid sequence MEENARAQRKTFQGTVVSDKMSKTRVVEVGRAAHHALYSKVLRRTSKFYAHDEGNESKSGDVVEIASTRPLSKLKRWRVVRVISKARV is encoded by the coding sequence ATGGAAGAAAACGCGCGCGCACAGCGCAAGACTTTTCAGGGAACCGTGGTTTCCGACAAGATGAGCAAAACCCGCGTGGTGGAAGTGGGCCGCGCCGCGCATCACGCGCTTTACAGCAAGGTGCTGCGCCGGACCAGCAAATTCTACGCGCACGACGAGGGCAACGAGTCCAAATCCGGCGATGTGGTGGAAATCGCCAGCACGAGGCCGCTGTCCAAGCTTAAACGGTGGCGGGTGGTCCGCGTTATTTCCAAGGCCAGGGTATAG
- a CDS encoding type Z 30S ribosomal protein S14, whose translation MATTAWMAKLRKPQKFAVRYRNRCQICGRPRGYYRDFGLCRICLRKMAHEGLIPGVKKSSW comes from the coding sequence ATGGCTACTACAGCATGGATGGCTAAACTGCGCAAACCGCAGAAGTTCGCGGTGCGCTACCGCAACCGCTGCCAGATCTGCGGACGCCCGCGCGGCTATTACCGCGACTTCGGGCTCTGCCGCATCTGCCTGCGCAAAATGGCGCACGAGGGACTTATCCCCGGCGTCAAGAAATCAAGCTGGTGA
- the rplE gene encoding 50S ribosomal protein L5, which yields MPRLKSAYRERILPAMLKELGVSSPMSAPKLEKVVINIGVSEAKENIQALETAKDDLSRISGQAPQVRRAKKSISNFKLREGMPIGVRVTLRGMMMYEFTDRFVSVACPRIRDFQGFDPKCFDGHGNLNIGLKEHHIFPEVDVEKSPKARGMNITFVTTADDDKGGRLLLELMGMPFRKAEKAASAR from the coding sequence ATGCCGCGCCTCAAGTCGGCATACAGGGAGCGGATACTGCCGGCCATGCTAAAGGAGCTTGGCGTTTCCTCGCCCATGTCGGCGCCGAAGCTGGAGAAGGTTGTAATCAACATCGGCGTCTCCGAGGCGAAGGAAAACATACAGGCTCTTGAAACAGCCAAAGACGATTTGTCCCGCATCTCCGGCCAGGCGCCGCAGGTGCGAAGGGCGAAAAAGTCCATCTCCAACTTCAAGCTGCGCGAGGGCATGCCCATCGGCGTGCGCGTAACCCTGCGCGGCATGATGATGTACGAGTTCACGGACCGCTTCGTCTCTGTCGCCTGCCCCAGAATACGCGACTTCCAGGGTTTTGACCCGAAGTGCTTTGACGGGCACGGCAACCTCAACATCGGACTGAAGGAACATCACATATTCCCCGAAGTCGACGTGGAGAAATCGCCCAAGGCGCGCGGAATGAACATCACGTTCGTGACCACCGCCGATGACGACAAGGGCGGCAGGCTGCTGCTGGAACTGATGGGCATGCCTTTCCGCAAGGCGGAAAAGGCCGCCTCCGCGAGGTAA
- the secY gene encoding preprotein translocase subunit SecY: MEQTTSLANIFKVPDLKKRLLFVLGALAIYRLGAVIPIPGVNGHALKALFDAHRNSLLGFLDIFSGGAMSRFSILSMGVMPYINASIIMSLLQGAHVVPYLDRLAKEGELGRRKLNQITRAFTLFLGAFQSFGLTVALTHMSPGAGEPIVANLTPLFYFTTVLTLVTGTMFVMWLGEQITERGIGNGISLIIFAGIVDRMPSAFMNLIRLIQADEISIIMAIIIAALVFAVMACVVWVETAQRKIPVQYARRQVGNRVYGGASSYLPLKVDQSGVIAVIFAVSLLSVPMTIAQFNPGGRLSQWVNNVFGQSGGVYDIMYAVLVIFFCYFYNSVSLNPKDLSENMKKWGGFIPGIRPGEPTATYIEWVLNRITLGGALFVAAIAVLPDLLRNKFNVPFYFGGTSLLIVVGVALDTISQLEAHLVMRNYEPLMKGGRIRGRWFNVGAN, translated from the coding sequence ATGGAACAGACAACCAGTCTAGCCAATATATTCAAGGTGCCGGACCTTAAAAAACGGCTGCTGTTCGTGCTTGGCGCGCTTGCGATATACCGGCTGGGCGCGGTCATTCCGATACCGGGCGTCAACGGCCATGCGCTGAAGGCGCTCTTTGACGCGCACCGCAACTCGCTGCTGGGGTTTTTGGATATTTTCTCCGGCGGCGCGATGAGCAGGTTCTCCATCCTGTCCATGGGCGTGATGCCGTATATCAACGCCTCCATCATAATGAGCCTGCTCCAGGGCGCGCATGTCGTTCCGTATCTGGACAGGCTGGCAAAGGAAGGCGAACTGGGCCGGCGCAAGCTGAACCAGATAACGCGGGCGTTCACGCTGTTTCTGGGCGCGTTCCAGTCCTTCGGCCTTACGGTGGCGCTTACCCACATGTCGCCCGGCGCGGGGGAACCGATTGTCGCCAATCTCACGCCGCTGTTTTACTTCACCACGGTGCTGACGCTGGTTACCGGCACCATGTTCGTGATGTGGCTGGGCGAGCAGATAACCGAGCGCGGCATCGGCAACGGCATCTCGCTGATAATATTCGCCGGCATAGTGGACAGGATGCCCTCGGCATTCATGAACCTTATCCGGCTCATTCAGGCCGACGAAATCAGCATCATCATGGCCATAATCATCGCCGCGCTGGTGTTTGCGGTGATGGCCTGCGTGGTGTGGGTGGAGACGGCGCAGCGCAAGATTCCCGTCCAGTACGCCCGCCGGCAGGTGGGTAACCGCGTCTACGGCGGCGCGTCCAGCTATCTGCCCCTCAAGGTGGACCAGTCGGGCGTCATCGCCGTCATATTCGCGGTGTCGCTGCTTAGCGTGCCGATGACTATCGCCCAGTTCAACCCCGGCGGCAGGCTGTCGCAATGGGTGAACAATGTGTTCGGCCAGAGCGGCGGCGTATACGACATAATGTATGCCGTGCTGGTGATATTCTTCTGTTACTTCTACAATTCGGTCAGCCTCAACCCCAAAGACCTATCCGAAAACATGAAGAAATGGGGCGGCTTCATCCCCGGCATACGCCCGGGCGAACCGACGGCAACCTATATAGAATGGGTGCTTAACCGCATCACGCTGGGCGGGGCGCTGTTTGTGGCGGCCATCGCGGTGCTGCCGGATTTGCTGAGGAACAAATTCAACGTGCCGTTTTATTTCGGCGGCACTTCGCTGCTGATAGTGGTCGGTGTCGCGCTGGACACCATCAGCCAGCTTGAGGCGCATCTGGTGATGCGCAATTACGAGCCGCTCATGAAAGGCGGCAGGATACGCGGGCGCTGGTTCAACGTCGGGGCGAATTAG
- the rplX gene encoding 50S ribosomal protein L24, with protein sequence MTTIKAKDTVVVLCGKDKGKRGEVRRIIAGKDRVLVAGVNMVTKHARAAQNKPGGIQKKEMPLHISNVALVCPKCNKAAKPKAGRLQSGDRVRLCRKCGETL encoded by the coding sequence ATGACTACCATAAAAGCCAAAGACACCGTAGTGGTTCTGTGCGGCAAGGACAAAGGCAAGCGCGGCGAGGTGCGCCGCATCATTGCCGGCAAGGACAGGGTTCTGGTCGCTGGCGTGAACATGGTCACAAAGCACGCGCGCGCCGCGCAGAACAAGCCCGGCGGTATACAGAAAAAGGAGATGCCGCTGCATATCTCCAACGTGGCGCTGGTCTGCCCCAAGTGCAACAAGGCCGCCAAACCGAAAGCGGGCCGCCTCCAGTCCGGCGACCGTGTGCGTCTGTGCCGCAAATGCGGCGAGACGCTGTGA